In one window of Mobula hypostoma chromosome 1, sMobHyp1.1, whole genome shotgun sequence DNA:
- the mep1ba gene encoding LOW QUALITY PROTEIN: meprin A subunit beta (The sequence of the model RefSeq protein was modified relative to this genomic sequence to represent the inferred CDS: deleted 1 base in 1 codon), with the protein MVSWFLCLCFCCFAVSAIPLDLAISLETEEDVDAGLDQDIFDINEELGLDLIEGDIMHDMTTARSAIADEKYRWPKMIPYYLEDSLDVNAKGVILKAFEQYRLKSCINFKPWTGEANYISVFKGSGCWSSVGNQQAGKQQLSIGERCERIATIEHEFLHALGFWHEQSRPDRDDYVQIIWDRIEHGKEHNFNKYDDKVSISQNIPYDYTSVMHYSSTAFNNGSEPTIVTKIAEFSKVIGQRMEFSDYDLQKVNRLYNCTTSLSFLDSCDFELENICGMIQDQKDNADWQRVSQAPGGPSTDFTNMGNCKGNGYFMHFSTSSGPVGQKAFLESRIFYPKRGFQCLQFYSFNSGSDKDELNIWVRVFNEENPNGTLTKVGGVEVAGLNYWQIHHVSLNVAGKFRVVFEGVKQAASPNGGISIDDINLSETHCPTHVWHIRNFTDILNRSLSGSTGVIYSPRYYSSKGYAFQIKLYMNGTSEFPFYLGIFLHLVNGINDDLLQWPCPWMQGTMMLLMDQHPDIRRRMSHQRTVTTDPNKIQTTGNETTFFWDRPNKVGYLVTEADGSRYYRGPSMGISTFLSHERLKSREFVKGDDVYFLLTMEDASHLVASQPTPSAPYHSTTNKLTPHPITNLTSKPATDKPVTNIPELCIGFQCQNEGVCIELNGEPVCRCQTGDNWWYSGKYCENLSEQQDAVVIAVTSSVVIFLGMLLIMLFTAYCMRKKYQKQIIKSGKGVGSANTHF; encoded by the exons AAGAGGATGTCGACGCTGGATTAGATCAAGACATATTCGACATAAATGAAG AACTTGGACTGGATCTCATAGAAGGAGATATCATGCACGATATG ACCACTGCCAGAAGTGCAATTGCTGATGAAAAATACAGGTGGCCAAAGATGATTCCATACTATCTGGAAGATAGCTTAG ATGTAAATGCTAAAGGTGTCATCCTTAAAGCTTTTGAACAATATCGCCTTAAGTCTTGCATTAATTTTAAGCCTTGGACTGGGGAAGCTAACTACATCTCCGTATTCAAGGGAAGTGG GTGTTGGTCATCGGTGGGCAATCAGCAGGCTGGCAAGCAGCAGCTTTCAATCGGAGAGAGGTGTGAAAGAATTGCAACCATTGAACACGAGTTTCTCCATGCGCTGGGATTCTGGCATGAGCAGTCGAGACCCGATCGCGATGACTACGTCCAAATAATATGGGACAGGATTGAACATG GTAAGGAACACAATTTCAATAAGTACGACGACAAGGTGTCCATTTCTCAGAACATACCGTATGACTATACCTCCGTGATGCACTACAGCTCAACTGCTTTCAACAACGGCTCAGAACCAACCATTGTCACCAAGATTGCTGAGTTCAGTAAGGTGATTGGACAGCGCATGGAGTTCAGCGATTATGATCTCCAAAAAGTCAACCGACTCTATAACTGCA CCACCTCGCTCAGCTTTTTGGACAGTTGCGACTTTGAACTTGAAAATATCTGCGGCATGATACAGGATCAAAAAGACAACGCAGATTGGCAGCGAGTTTCCCAGGCTCCGGGTGGGCCTTCAACAGACTTCACCAACATGGGCAACTGTAAAG GTAATGGATACTTCATGCACTTCAGCACCAGCTCAGGCCCGGTGGGACAGAAGGCCTTCTTGGAAAGCAGGATATTTTACCCAAAGCGTGGCTTCCAATGCCTCCAATTCTACTCCTTCAACAGTGGAAGCGACAAAGACGAGCTAAACATTTGGGTCAGAGTTTTCAACGAAGAAAATCCCAATGGTACTTTAACTAAAGTTGGAGGAGTAGAAG TTGCAGGTCTGAATTACTGGCAGATTCATCATGTCAGCCTGAATGTCGCTGGAAAGTTTCGTGTCGTCTTTGAAGGGGTGAAACAAGCAGCCTCCCCCAATGGAGGGATTTCCATTGATGATATCAACCTCTCAGAAACCCACTGTCCTACCCATGTGTGGCACATCAGAAACTTCACCGACATTCTGAACAGAAGCCTGTCGGGAAGCACTGGAGTTATCTACAGCCCAAGATATTACTCCAGTAAAGGTTATGCATTTCAAATCAAGCTCTACATGAACGGTACAAGTGAGTTTCCCTTCTATCTTGGTATATTCCTTCACTTAGTCAatggcattaatgatgatcttctACAATGGCCATGCCCATGGATGCAAGGGACCATG ATGCTTCTGATGGATCAGCACCCCGACATTAGACGACGCATGTCCCACCAGAGAACGGTAACTACGGACCCAAATAAAATCCAAACTACAG GCAATGAAACAACCTTCTTCTGGGATAGGCCAAATAAAGTGGGATATCTGGTGACAGAAGCTGATGGCAGTCGGTATTACCGGGGACCAAGCATGGGAATCAGTACTTTTTTATCCCATGAAAGATTGAAAAGCAGAGAGTTTGTCAAGGGAGATGATGTTTATTTCCTTTTGACCATGGAAG ATGCATCACATCTTGTAGCCAGTCAACCTACACCATCAGCTCCCTACCATTCCACCACAAACAAGCTCACACCCCATCCTATCACCAACTTGACCAGCAAGCCAGCAACTGACAAACCGGTGACAAATATCCCAGAATTATGCATTGGCTTTCAATGTCAAAATGAAGGAGTCTGCATTGAACTGAATGGAGAGCCTGTGTGCAG GTGTCAAACAGGCGATAATTGGTGGTATTCAGGCAAATACTGTGAAAACCTTAGTGAACAACAGGATGCCGTTGTAATTGCTGTGACTTCATCTGTAGTCATCTTCCTGGGCATGCTGCTGATCATGCTGTTCACCGCATACTGCATGAGGAAGAAGTATCAGAAGCAAATCATCAAGTCTGGCAAAGGAGTCGGTTCAGCCAAT